Within Sorghum bicolor cultivar BTx623 chromosome 2, Sorghum_bicolor_NCBIv3, whole genome shotgun sequence, the genomic segment ATATTAATACTCCCTAATCATGAATTTCATAAGGAGCTTTTAAATAACTTTATACATTTTAactaaaatattattatatcatATCCATTTTGGTAATTTAATTTTTGTAACTCtatgatatataaaataatactacacacatataattccatgatataacaACTCAACAAGTTCGGTGCTACGGTGCAATCTGAGTTTCAACTTCATTAACATGCGAAAAACAATATTACTATATtactaagatctaaactttttttaataaaaataaatttcgaataaaaaataaaaaataatatagtttCAACTTAACATGTGGGAAAAAATCGTACAACTTGGTTAAAAGTCAAAAGGTAATTAAACTATATTTtgttactttatctatattcatATATTTTAACTAAATGTTTGATATGTCTATATTGATAGATAGTACAATCATAGTTGCACGTATAATTCCTTGATAGGAAAATTCAATAATCTTAACAATAATGGAGACTACTGATGGCTATATTTTTCGTCCCTTTAATATTACTACTCTAGAGTAATTTGATCATTCTAATAAGGCttaataaaatttaaaattcttaTGAGATTAGCACTGTTATCCCCATTAGAGATCCCATTTCAAGCTAAATTAGATTAATGACTTATATATGTAATGCAACAAGGGTTCATAGTTAATGGCAAAGTTTCAAACTAATTGCATATTAAAATATACAAGGTGCCATGCAAAATAAAAGTACGAATATGCATAAAAAAATACAAGTTAGTCCCTTGCAAAAAGGGAAATGAATAAGTTTATGATTATTAGATATAGACTACAAACTATGACAATTTTGTAGAAAATAACAAAGAAAAACATACAATTTAATATAAAAAATTTTTTATTAATCaaataaaatatattaatagTACATCTTTTAAAGTTCTAGCCTGTGCGAGATGGACGAATAATACAGTTGTCAAGTGGTTTAGCCAAGGTGAACCGAGACAGTTGTCAAGTGAAGGCCCAAGCTCTCGAACGAGGCGTTCTGGTTGTGGTCACCGATTTCCTCCGTTGCCCGGCCCACGAAGCGCATCAACCGGAACGGcttctccggcggcggcgctcctccGGCACCCAGCATTGACCGGCAATACGCGAAGAGCGCAGCCACCGCGCACTGGCTCCCAAACTCCTTCGTGACCACACGGCCATCGGCGAGCCGGACCCTCACCTTGCAGACCTTCTCCTCCACCGACTCCGCCTGCTGACCCGCGCAAGGTGCCACCACCGGCTCCGTCGTCACCgccaccgtcgtcgtcgtcgtcgttggtgCATGTTCTTGTCGATCCTCGCATGtaggcgccaccgccgccgcagccACGACGACGGCATCATCAGGAGGTTTTCTCatcaccgtcgtcgtcgtcgtcggtgccTGTTGTCGATTCCCGGCGGCACGTTCGGAAGAACTCGTCGGAGCAGTAGTCGTCGTTGCAGGTCTTATGCTGCTCTGCTCGCCGGGTGATACACTGGTGGTGGACctcttggccatggcgacaggaATGGTGGGCTTCATGTCCGTGAAGGGTCCCAGGCGCACCATGAAGTCGTTGAACTCGCAGGCGGCGCTGCCGTGCAGCACGTCCATGGCCTGGCCGGTGACCGGGTCGACGACCACCACGACGGGGAGCTTGTCGTGCGGTATGTCGTAGTACCCGAGCACCTTCttggcctcctcctccccctcgcCGTCGtccgcggcgtcggcgtcggcgtcggcgtgccAGAGCACGAAGCGGTCCCTGACACACTGGGCCACCAGGGCGTTCCCCCACACGTCGCGGTTCTGGTGCAGCGACGGCAGCGGCAGCTCCTCGGAGCTCTGCACGTTCGCCAGCAGCCACCGCGCCCGCCGCGCCGCGTGAACCTTCGCGTCGTGGAACCCGCCCTTGAACGTCAGCGAGTGTGGAACCTTGAACAGCTCCTCGAACGTCCTGTTCCGCGgatgcggcggcggcagcgccgGCTGCCGTGCCGGCCTGGCTGCCTCTTCCAGCGCCTGCAtgtagtcgtcgtcgtcgtcgttgtcgcCGTCATCAGAGGAGACGTCGATGACATTCTCATTGTTGTCGTCGGCTTTCTTCTCGTCTTCAGAATCAGGAGTGAGCTCGGTGGGATtgagccgccggcggcggcggctattGTTGTCGTCGGCGGCTTTCTTCTCGTCTTCAGAATGAGAAGTGAGCTCGGTGGGATTGAACCGCCGGCGACGGCGGCTGCTGTTGTTAgtttcctcatcctcctcgccATCAGACAAGATATCTTCACGGAATTCACGGAAGCGCCGGCGATGGCTGCGGTTGTCATCCGCAGCCCTGTCACCACCAGCGGTGTTAGTAGTACCACTCTCACGGGGCCGgtcgcggcggcagcggcggcggcgttcaCGACGGCGGCTGCTCTTGCTCCTCCTTTCAACTCTGGTCTTGCTGTCCCACCTAGACACCCTGGTACGGCGGGCTGGGACCGGGGCCGGCGGCCGAGCGCGCAccgcatcctcctcctcctccgacgACGAAACCTGcagcgacgacggcggcggtgggGAGCGAGAACGGCGGCGACCGGACCCGGACGACGGTCCTGCGCCGCTGGAGAAGAAGCTGTTGAGGGCCCTGCCGAGGTGCCCGCCGGAGCTGGCGAGGCGGTTCAAGGCGTCTTCGCGGCCGCACCCGGTGGAGTTCATGAAGGCGGCTACGAGGGCTGCTTCATCCTCCATGTCTGAGATGAGAGCGAAGCGGCAACACGCGGcggatcggatcggatcggagCGGAGCGGCACGGGAAAGCGGCGTGGGTCTTCTCCTTTATAGAACTCTAGCTACGTGTGCATAAACACCGAGTCGCCTCCGAGTCCAACTCCTGACTTGAATTGCTCCACACCACCACCGACCTTTCTGATATATATACTCAGCTCCGTAGATATCTACATGTAGATATTATTCGTCCTCATCGATTGTTTTCggttaataataattttccagtatacatacatacatcctCCGAGATGATGGTATGATGATCAGATTATTGGGTAAACAAATTGAGCACGGATTTAAATTGCATGGACTTGGCCACTTGGGATCCAATTATCACATGGACCTCTAGCCTTAATGAATGGCACGTGTCCTTATTTAAATAATCACACGGCTGATCTACTTATCTAATCTAGATAAGACAATGCTTCGTGGACCATATTTGTACATAATAAAGAATGTAATTTTTTATTCTCGGAGAGACAAACAAAATCTGATCAATCTATATAAGAACAATAATAATTATGATACctaataaatatcattagattaataTGGAATATATTCTTCATGTAGTAAATCTATTTGAGTCGGCGTAGCTATGCAGTTGATGACATAGGTTAGGTTGCATGGTGTGGCGTCTCCGTTGAGACACCACCATCGTCGCTTTGTCCACGGAGTCTTGAGAGAATTTGACATGGTTAAGATTAGAGAAAAATCAGGTGGTTGTGTGCTACCACAAGAAGTCAAAGGTCGACTAGACAAGGACATGCTCCCTACTCTGCTACATAGTTGAACAGTGCCCATCCAAAAATCTCCATCACTGCCAGTTTTTGAGCCGGCACAGACAAAGCGACGGTAATGAAGTAATAAAAACTACTGCCAAATACCTCAGCATTTTCGATAGCAGCtcctctaaggccttgtttagttcaccccgaaaattaaaaaattttcaagattctccgtcacatcaaatcttggagcacatacataaagtattagatatagataaaaataaaactaattacacagtttgcatgtaaatcacgagatgaatcttttaagcatagttagtttagggcactcacaatgcagactctatcatagtctctaaagttatttattacctcaaataatgtggacttagagtctaaataagacttagagtcttgttttttctacctctttcttcaataaatatgctgccacatcagcaaaatactataaataatatgtaattaattgtcttggactctgtgatagagtcttgcattgtgagtgcccttatgattggataatactaGTAGGAATGGCGCGTCCCTGCGCGCCGATTATTAACAAAGTAGATAAGTGCGATTATTAACAAAGTAGATAAGTGGATAGAAGGTATTGGAagttgataaataaatatagaaCAACAAAGTTTTGAAACACTATAAACGATGATAGGAGGTGCCACTGCATTAAGACAGGAGAGTTTAATAGGCAAAGAAAACATCGTCAAGTGTGTGATAAAGTTGTTATGCAAGTTTAGTATGAAGCAGGTTGATGGCTAATTCTAGCAATTCTACTTGAGAAAATAACAGAGGCAATATTCTACAAACATTAGTTCATGAGTAGTTGTTGCTTGTCATTCTGTAAAGAAGATGACCCATGTTTAAGATGGTGGTGCACCCTGCGATAGCAAAGAATAAAAAATTGTTCAAAGGATTTTATAACATATAAATCCACAGAAGATTTAAGAGTATTATTGACAAGACACATTTATGAGGTATTACAAAACAATATTATTAGGAGTTAAAAATATCTGAGGTTGTAAAAATAGTGTACAC encodes:
- the LOC8084634 gene encoding plant UBX domain-containing protein 7; the encoded protein is MEDEAALVAAFMNSTGCGREDALNRLASSGGHLGRALNSFFSSGAGPSSGSGRRRSRSPPPPSSLQVSSSEEEEDAVRARPPAPVPARRTRVSRWDSKTRVERRSKSSRRRERRRRCRRDRPRESGTTNTAGGDRAADDNRSHRRRFREFREDILSDGEEDEETNNSSRRRRRFNPTELTSHSEDEKKAADDNNSRRRRRLNPTELTPDSEDEKKADDNNENVIDVSSDDGDNDDDDDYMQALEEAARPARQPALPPPHPRNRTFEELFKVPHSLTFKGGFHDAKVHAARRARWLLANVQSSEELPLPSLHQNRDVWGNALVAQCVRDRFVLWHADADADAADDGEGEEEAKKVLGYYDIPHDKLPVVVVVDPVTGQAMDVLHGSAACEFNDFMVRLGPFTDMKPTIPVAMAKRSTTSVSPGEQSSIRPATTTTAPTSSSERAAGNRQQAPTTTTTVMRKPPDDAVVVAAAAVAPTCEDRQEHAPTTTTTTVAVTTEPVVAPCAGQQAESVEEKVCKVRVRLADGRVVTKEFGSQCAVAALFAYCRSMLGAGGAPPPEKPFRLMRFVGRATEEIGDHNQNASFESLGLHLTTVSVHLG